In the genome of Perca fluviatilis chromosome 4, GENO_Pfluv_1.0, whole genome shotgun sequence, one region contains:
- the zgc:171566 gene encoding zgc:171566, with amino-acid sequence MVVAVRGVLAQENLPGDQFARGFSYIAASYVKYLEGAGARVVPIRINRTEQEYTNIFYSINGLLLPGGDVDLQTSQFSRAAKLFYDLALKANDAGDYFPIWGTCQGFQQLSVLTANKNLLTLTDTKAVALPLTLTPAAQSSRLFRSFPKDLLQSLAEENVTSNFHRWSLSMQNYSRNAKLKRFYKVLSTNNDGKKEFISTMEAYRYPLYAVQWHPEKSPFEWIDKPGMIHSTTAVRACFYTASFFVSEAMKNQHHFSSAVEEERALIYNFSPVYRGMHAIFVQNYYFD; translated from the exons GTGTGTTGGCACAGGAAAATCTTCCAGGAGACCAGTTTGCCCGTGGCTTCTCGTACATCGCTGCCTCCTATGTCAAATACCTGGAGGGAGCTGGGGCTAGGGTCGTACCCATAAG aATAAATCGCACGGAACAAGAATACACTAACATATTCTACTCAATAAATGG GTTGTTGCTGCCGGGAGGCGATGTAGATCTTCAAACATCGCAGTTCAGCCGAGCAGCCAAACTCTTCTACGACTTGGCACTGAAG GCCAATGATGCTGGGGACTACTTCCCCATCTGGGGAACATGTCAGggcttccagcagctgtccgTCCTCACAGCCAACAAAAACCTGCTAACCCTCACTGATACCAAGGCTGTGGCTCTACCTCTCACTCTCACACCAG CGGCCCAGTCCAGCCGTCTCTTCCGAAGTTTCCCCAAGGATCTTCTGCAGTCTCTGGCCGAGGAAAACGTCACTTCCAACTTCCACAGATGGAGTCTGTCTATGCAG AACTACAGCCGGAATGCCAAGCTCAAGAGGTTTTACAAGGTCCTGTCCACTAACAATGATGGGAAGAAAGAATTCATCTCCACAATGGAAG CCTACCGCTACCCATTGTATGCAGTGCAGTGGCATCCAGAGAAGAGCCCCTTTGAGTGGATAGATAAGCCAGGCATGATTCACTCCACCACTGCTGTAAGAGCCTGCTTCTACACTGCCAGCTTCTTTGTCTCTGAAG CCATGAAGAACCAGCACCATTTCtccagtgctgtggaggaagagcGAGCTCTCATCTATAACTTCTCTCCCGTCTACAGAGGCATGCATGCCATCTTCGTGCAGAACTATTACTTTGATTGA